From Streptosporangium album, the proteins below share one genomic window:
- a CDS encoding S-methyl-5'-thioadenosine phosphorylase produces MVTRADIGVIGGSGFYSLLDDATEVEVTTPYGPPSDVITIGRIGTRSVAFLPRHGRDHRFSPHRIPYRANLWALRSLGVRQVLAPSAVGSLRPELGPGTLVVPDQFVDRTSGRVQTYYDDGGVVHVAFADPYCPTGRATAVSTARSSQWELVDGGTLVVIEGPRFSTRAESRWFTANGWSIVGMTGFPEAVLARELALCYTSLSLVTDHDAGVEAGEGVTHEEVLAFFGTNITRIRSLITDVVTALPEKRTCACGNALDGLKLPFDLPE; encoded by the coding sequence ATGGTCACTCGCGCAGACATCGGGGTCATCGGCGGCTCGGGCTTCTACTCCCTGCTCGACGACGCCACGGAGGTCGAGGTCACCACCCCGTACGGCCCGCCCAGCGACGTCATCACCATCGGCAGGATCGGGACGCGCTCGGTGGCGTTCCTGCCCCGCCACGGCCGCGACCACCGCTTCTCACCTCATCGCATCCCCTACCGCGCCAACCTGTGGGCTCTCCGTTCCCTCGGTGTCCGCCAGGTTCTGGCTCCCAGCGCCGTCGGCTCCCTGCGCCCCGAGCTCGGCCCCGGCACCCTGGTCGTCCCCGACCAGTTCGTCGACCGCACCTCCGGCCGGGTGCAGACCTACTACGACGACGGCGGCGTCGTGCACGTCGCCTTCGCCGACCCCTACTGCCCGACCGGCCGGGCGACGGCCGTCTCCACCGCCCGATCCTCCCAGTGGGAGCTGGTCGACGGCGGCACCCTGGTGGTCATCGAAGGTCCCCGCTTCTCCACCCGCGCCGAGTCCCGCTGGTTCACCGCCAACGGCTGGTCGATCGTCGGCATGACCGGCTTCCCCGAGGCCGTCCTCGCCCGTGAGCTGGCCCTCTGCTACACCTCGCTCTCGCTGGTCACCGACCACGACGCCGGAGTCGAGGCCGGCGAGGGAGTCACCCACGAGGAGGTCCTCGCCTTCTTCGGGACCAACATCACCCGCATCCGTTCCCTCATCACCGACGTCGTCACCGCCCTGCCCGAGAAGCGCACCTGCGCCTGCGGCAACGCCCTGGACGGCCTCAAACTCCCCTTCGACCTGCCCGAGTAA
- a CDS encoding RcpC/CpaB family pilus assembly protein: protein MRAFRRLLGRRHRVIAAAVAALATVCALIGLRPDTASITVLAAARDLPSGVLDTADMKAVALRPDTVPDGAVRPGTPVAGRVLAGPMRRGEPLTDTRLLGPSLLASHGPGTVATPVRVADPETARLLSPGDVVDVLAAPSTWEDAAPARTVAEDVTVLTTPDGEQDRGALIVLATTSDQAVKLASAQAGGHLSITINPRGR from the coding sequence ATGCGCGCCTTCCGCCGTCTTCTCGGCCGCCGTCATCGCGTCATCGCCGCCGCCGTCGCCGCTCTGGCGACGGTGTGCGCCCTCATCGGCCTGCGACCGGACACCGCGTCGATCACCGTTCTCGCCGCGGCCCGCGACCTCCCCAGCGGCGTGCTGGACACCGCCGACATGAAGGCGGTCGCCCTACGGCCCGACACAGTGCCCGACGGAGCCGTGCGGCCCGGCACACCGGTCGCCGGAAGGGTCCTGGCCGGCCCCATGCGCCGCGGGGAACCGCTGACGGACACCCGGCTGCTCGGCCCCAGCCTGCTCGCCTCCCACGGCCCGGGAACGGTCGCCACCCCGGTCCGCGTCGCCGATCCGGAGACCGCGCGACTGCTCTCCCCCGGCGACGTCGTGGACGTTCTCGCCGCCCCCTCCACCTGGGAGGACGCCGCCCCCGCCCGAACCGTGGCCGAAGACGTCACGGTCCTCACCACCCCGGACGGGGAGCAGGACAGGGGCGCGCTCATCGTGCTGGCCACCACCTCTGACCAGGCGGTCAAACTCGCCTCCGCTCAGGCGGGCGGACACCTTTCGATCACGATCAACCCTCGCGGGAGATGA
- a CDS encoding M15 family metallopeptidase: protein MTSLLPGAAAAERAPMEVRSVAAPEAVSLAELRRDPVNLTELRREAEKASKDLEGATKALEQRRANIQASQKALTAKLRELQVADKAFAQVRQPLSDLVGQLYQQSTGSDMAGFLSGEADGATLRAMADVSQLVAERDQFLQDSSKLQAERERLASEAQELRASNLLSEAQMGAEIETLRARSDKIVKSLSQALVKLGVKVDKGGQPAAGCAPTKALSANEFANGLIPKAYLCPLQQRGRELRGDAALAFISLNEAYRRQFGVAMCVTDSYRSLAEQQSVYYRRPGFAAIPGRSNHGLGLAVDLCGGVERFRSSQFNWLETNGKKFGWFHPKWAYVSPFEPWHWEYDPKLGSLL from the coding sequence ATGACTTCCCTTTTGCCGGGGGCCGCTGCCGCAGAGCGGGCGCCGATGGAGGTCCGGTCCGTCGCCGCCCCCGAGGCCGTGAGTCTCGCGGAGCTCCGCCGTGACCCCGTGAACCTCACCGAGCTGCGCCGTGAGGCGGAGAAGGCGTCCAAGGACCTTGAGGGAGCGACCAAGGCGCTGGAGCAACGGCGGGCCAACATCCAGGCCTCACAGAAGGCGCTCACGGCCAAGTTGCGCGAGCTACAGGTGGCGGACAAGGCTTTCGCCCAGGTACGGCAGCCGCTGTCGGACCTCGTCGGGCAGCTCTACCAGCAGTCCACGGGCAGCGACATGGCGGGCTTCCTCTCCGGCGAGGCCGACGGGGCGACCCTGCGGGCCATGGCCGACGTCTCCCAGCTCGTGGCCGAGCGAGACCAGTTTCTCCAGGACAGCAGCAAGCTGCAGGCCGAGCGTGAGCGGCTGGCCTCCGAGGCGCAGGAGCTGCGGGCGAGCAACCTGCTGTCGGAGGCGCAGATGGGCGCCGAGATCGAGACGCTCAGGGCGCGTTCGGACAAGATCGTGAAATCGCTGTCGCAGGCCCTGGTGAAGCTGGGGGTGAAGGTCGACAAGGGCGGTCAGCCCGCGGCGGGCTGCGCCCCGACCAAGGCGTTGTCGGCGAACGAGTTCGCCAACGGGCTGATCCCGAAGGCCTATCTCTGCCCGCTCCAGCAGCGGGGCAGGGAGCTGCGAGGAGACGCGGCGCTTGCGTTCATCAGCCTCAACGAGGCATACAGAAGGCAGTTCGGTGTCGCCATGTGCGTGACCGACAGCTACCGGAGCCTGGCCGAGCAGCAGTCGGTCTACTATCGCCGTCCGGGCTTCGCCGCCATCCCGGGCCGGAGCAACCACGGCCTGGGGCTCGCCGTCGACCTGTGCGGCGGTGTGGAGCGTTTCCGGTCATCCCAGTTCAACTGGCTGGAGACCAACGGCAAGAAGTTCGGCTGGTTCCATCCCAAGTGGGCCTACGTCAGCCCGTTCGAACCCTGGCACTGGGAGTATGACCCGAAGTTGGGCTCCCTGCTGTAG
- a CDS encoding PadR family transcriptional regulator yields the protein MTLPTQLVLRALLDNPAREMYGLEICAAAGLPSGTIHPILARLEGFGWLESRWEKADPHEQGRPRRRYYRFAPDGAEHARIALAQARTKVNRLPGLRHRLGGGGA from the coding sequence ATGACCTTGCCGACTCAGCTCGTGCTACGAGCACTGCTCGACAATCCGGCCCGCGAAATGTACGGCTTGGAGATCTGCGCCGCCGCCGGTTTACCCAGCGGTACGATCCACCCGATCCTCGCCCGCCTGGAAGGCTTCGGCTGGCTGGAATCGCGGTGGGAGAAGGCAGATCCGCATGAGCAGGGCCGTCCTCGCCGCCGGTACTACCGGTTCGCACCAGACGGTGCCGAGCACGCGCGCATCGCCCTGGCCCAAGCCCGCACCAAGGTCAACCGGCTGCCCGGCTTGCGTCACAGGCTCGGCGGCGGTGGCGCATGA
- a CDS encoding HARBI1 family protein, whose protein sequence is MPREVVLFLAGLLRAERVRRRTRAGTRALGEFKQAVLIIRWLVDGARIARPAADNAISHATCDRYVEEGVTVLKAQAPTLQEALTAAKAAGYTHLHLDGTLIETDRCRALGPNGADLWWSGKHKQHGGNIQVLSSPGGDPLWTSEVRPGREHDLTCARLHGLLDPLAKAAEDGLITLADLGYVDAGMGFRLPYKRSRGGTLTDDQIQYNKVHGALRALAERANAQLKMRFKALRNVSKCPWKIGGIVAAALVLFHRE, encoded by the coding sequence ATGCCGCGCGAGGTTGTGCTGTTTCTGGCCGGGCTGTTGCGCGCCGAGCGGGTACGGCGCCGCACCCGCGCGGGCACTCGGGCGCTGGGCGAGTTCAAGCAGGCCGTTCTGATCATCCGCTGGCTGGTGGACGGCGCTCGGATCGCCCGGCCGGCCGCCGATAACGCCATCTCGCACGCGACCTGCGATCGGTACGTCGAAGAAGGGGTCACCGTATTGAAGGCCCAGGCGCCGACGCTACAGGAGGCGCTCACGGCGGCGAAGGCCGCCGGCTACACCCACCTGCATCTGGATGGCACGCTGATCGAAACCGACCGCTGCCGCGCCCTGGGCCCGAACGGCGCCGACCTGTGGTGGAGTGGAAAACACAAGCAGCACGGCGGCAACATTCAGGTCCTGTCCAGCCCCGGCGGCGACCCGCTGTGGACTTCCGAGGTACGGCCCGGCCGTGAACACGATCTCACCTGTGCCCGCCTGCACGGCCTCCTCGACCCGCTGGCCAAGGCCGCCGAGGACGGGCTGATCACGTTGGCCGACCTCGGCTACGTCGATGCGGGTATGGGGTTTCGCCTGCCGTACAAGAGGTCTCGGGGTGGCACACTCACCGACGATCAGATCCAGTACAACAAGGTCCACGGTGCGCTCCGAGCCCTCGCCGAACGAGCGAACGCCCAGCTCAAGATGCGGTTCAAGGCACTGCGGAACGTCAGCAAGTGCCCTTGGAAGATCGGCGGTATCGTCGCCGCGGCGCTCGTCCTCTTCCACCGGGAGTAA
- a CDS encoding tyrosine-type recombinase/integrase, translating to MERLCGTGDPARPQANKRWTNSGETHDERGLKHRAKDDTRDIPIPPVLVVALREHIARYGTAEDGRLFRTSKGRPFSSSAYSAVWQEARRLAFTPEQVASPLAARPYDLRHAAVSLWLNAGVPATEVAKRAGHSVDVLLRVYARCMEGQQHRANGKIADALSG from the coding sequence GTGGAGCGGCTCTGCGGTACGGGAGATCCTGCTCGTCCTCAGGCGAACAAGCGGTGGACGAACAGCGGAGAGACCCACGACGAACGTGGCCTCAAACACCGGGCCAAGGACGATACACGAGACATTCCGATCCCTCCGGTCCTTGTCGTCGCCCTTCGGGAGCACATCGCCCGGTACGGCACGGCTGAGGATGGCCGGCTCTTCCGGACGAGCAAAGGCCGTCCGTTCTCCTCCTCGGCGTATTCGGCCGTCTGGCAAGAGGCGCGGCGGCTGGCCTTCACCCCTGAACAGGTCGCTTCCCCGCTGGCGGCCCGACCGTACGATCTGCGCCACGCCGCTGTCTCGCTCTGGCTGAACGCGGGTGTTCCGGCCACCGAGGTCGCCAAGCGGGCTGGGCACAGCGTTGACGTGCTGCTCCGTGTCTACGCCAGGTGCATGGAAGGACAGCAGCACCGCGCCAATGGGAAGATCGCCGATGCCCTCAGCGGTTGA
- a CDS encoding helix-turn-helix domain-containing protein → MKYQVFVDVLTGQAIQGEAAEKYGVNRMTVNAICRTAKQGALDALAATSTPARPGKSPEAAELEAARKEIERLRATVTEQAVALHLHQGKSLWG, encoded by the coding sequence GTGAAGTACCAAGTGTTCGTCGACGTGCTCACCGGACAGGCGATCCAGGGCGAGGCAGCCGAGAAGTACGGCGTCAACCGGATGACCGTGAACGCGATCTGCCGCACCGCCAAGCAGGGCGCGCTGGACGCGCTGGCGGCGACCTCCACGCCGGCGCGTCCGGGAAAGAGCCCCGAGGCCGCCGAACTGGAGGCGGCCCGCAAAGAGATCGAGCGGCTGCGGGCGACGGTGACCGAGCAGGCCGTCGCGCTCCATCTCCACCAGGGAAAATCGCTTTGGGGCTGA
- a CDS encoding serine hydrolase domain-containing protein: MSQHPAVPFRPAWAGAAAVLALALGTLSPASADVGPWDQPGDAVQTALNDLVGGGEFPGALAAVRERDGRSRDYTAGVSDLATRAKVPVNGQVRIASNTKTFTAAVVLQLAGQGKVELDAPVEKYLPGVVRGSGNDGRLITVRQLLQHTSGTPEHGKAIAGTFFESQHRYFEPRELVDLALTQKPLFAPGKGWSYSNTGYVLLGLLVQKVTGRPVGAEITDRIITPLGLGDTYWPGAGEQKIRGAHPRAYKSRTGKPGGELVDVSEMDPSRGWAAGQLISTPRDVNRFLSALLGGKLLKPAMLEQMKRTVSVAGAPQGWGYGLGLTKIPLSCGGLAWGHSGDVGGYSTRNGITEGGRSATVTATAESLTAGGDKQLNAALDTALCAGK; this comes from the coding sequence ATGTCTCAGCATCCTGCTGTCCCTTTCCGCCCGGCTTGGGCAGGCGCCGCGGCGGTTCTGGCCCTGGCGCTGGGGACCCTCAGCCCGGCGTCCGCCGACGTCGGCCCGTGGGACCAACCGGGCGACGCCGTACAGACGGCGCTGAACGATCTGGTCGGCGGCGGCGAGTTCCCCGGTGCGCTGGCCGCGGTCAGGGAGCGCGACGGGCGCAGCCGGGACTACACCGCGGGTGTGAGCGACCTTGCCACGCGGGCGAAGGTCCCGGTCAACGGGCAGGTGCGCATCGCCAGCAACACCAAGACCTTCACCGCCGCGGTCGTGCTGCAGCTGGCCGGCCAGGGCAAGGTCGAGCTGGACGCACCGGTCGAGAAGTACCTGCCGGGAGTGGTGCGCGGCAGTGGGAACGATGGCCGCCTGATCACTGTCCGCCAGCTGCTCCAGCACACCTCCGGCACGCCTGAGCACGGCAAGGCCATCGCAGGGACGTTCTTCGAAAGCCAGCACCGCTACTTCGAGCCGCGGGAACTGGTCGATCTGGCCTTGACGCAGAAGCCGCTGTTCGCTCCTGGCAAAGGATGGAGTTACAGCAACACCGGATACGTCCTGCTCGGGCTGCTGGTGCAGAAGGTCACAGGCCGGCCGGTGGGTGCGGAGATCACCGATCGGATCATCACGCCGCTGGGGCTCGGCGACACCTACTGGCCCGGTGCCGGCGAGCAGAAGATCCGGGGCGCCCATCCCAGGGCCTACAAGTCCAGGACCGGCAAACCGGGTGGCGAACTGGTGGACGTGTCGGAGATGGATCCATCCAGGGGGTGGGCGGCCGGGCAACTGATCAGCACGCCGCGGGACGTCAACCGGTTTCTGAGCGCACTACTGGGCGGCAAGCTCCTCAAGCCGGCCATGCTGGAGCAGATGAAGCGGACGGTCTCGGTGGCCGGGGCCCCGCAGGGGTGGGGGTACGGGCTCGGACTGACGAAGATCCCGCTGAGTTGCGGCGGCCTCGCGTGGGGGCACAGCGGTGACGTCGGCGGCTACTCGACCCGCAACGGCATCACCGAGGGCGGCCGGTCGGCCACGGTCACCGCGACCGCGGAATCCCTGACGGCAGGCGGCGACAAGCAGCTCAACGCCGCCCTCGACACTGCCCTCTGCGCCGGAAAGTAG
- a CDS encoding LuxR C-terminal-related transcriptional regulator: MRVVIAEDDALLREGLVLLLAAEGIEVLDAVDNAADLLAAVSAKAPDALIVDVRLPPDFSDEGLRAAIEARRMRPGLPVLVLSSYVEDTYASALLSEGGVGVGYLLKERVGKVQSFLDALHRVAEGGTAIDPEVIAQLLVRRRADDPLHALTAREREVLALMAEGLSNTDLSEQLVISEGAVNKHIRNIFAKLGLQPSESGHRRVLAVLAYLKA; the protein is encoded by the coding sequence ATGCGGGTTGTGATCGCCGAAGACGACGCGCTGCTGCGCGAAGGGCTGGTGCTGCTGCTGGCCGCCGAGGGCATCGAGGTGCTCGACGCCGTCGACAACGCCGCCGACCTGCTCGCCGCCGTCTCGGCCAAGGCGCCCGACGCGCTCATCGTGGACGTACGGCTGCCGCCGGACTTCAGCGACGAGGGCCTGCGCGCGGCCATCGAGGCCAGGCGGATGCGGCCCGGGCTGCCCGTGCTGGTGCTGTCCTCCTACGTCGAGGACACCTACGCCTCCGCCCTGCTCAGCGAGGGTGGCGTGGGGGTTGGCTACCTGTTGAAGGAGCGGGTCGGCAAAGTGCAGTCCTTCCTCGACGCGCTGCACCGGGTGGCCGAGGGCGGGACCGCGATCGACCCCGAGGTGATCGCCCAGCTCCTGGTCCGTCGCCGGGCCGATGACCCTCTCCACGCGTTGACCGCGCGTGAGCGGGAGGTGCTCGCGTTGATGGCGGAGGGGTTGTCCAACACCGATCTCAGCGAGCAGCTGGTCATCAGCGAGGGCGCGGTCAACAAGCACATCAGAAACATCTTCGCCAAACTCGGCCTCCAGCCCTCCGAAAGCGGCCACCGCAGGGTCCTCGCGGTGCTCGCCTACCTCAAGGCCTGA
- a CDS encoding sensor histidine kinase: MNVLTATRNAALFLIIGLGTALLALPLFWLVVCTTLLSLAGIGLPLIPPVTRLVRRLSGWQRRRLGMPAPPYLPLEGPLPVRVRAAVGDPATPREVLWLLAHGLTGIVLGFLALGLPLAALNAATLPLWWWLTPGSPPSVLGYAVDSWPLALTGPFVAAGYLGVACLVLPTAADLSERLSRSLLKPLGRVRLAQQVAMLTAARASALEAHAQELRRIERTLHDGTQNRLVAVVMHLGMLERALAGAPESTRQLAGRAQEAASDALVNLRDAIRAIHPPVLTEHGLDGALAALAARSPVPCTVEIADFPRLPAAVEAAAYFTAAEALTNVAKHSHAGKAVVRMHLDGGLLITEIEDDGVGGAQSGTGSGLTGIDHRAAAFGGRTTLTSPPGGPTVLKVELPCGL, encoded by the coding sequence ATGAACGTCCTGACGGCCACGCGGAACGCGGCGCTCTTCCTGATCATCGGGTTGGGCACCGCGCTGCTCGCGCTGCCGCTGTTCTGGCTGGTTGTCTGCACCACGCTGCTGAGCCTGGCCGGGATCGGCCTGCCCCTGATCCCGCCGGTGACGCGTCTGGTCAGGCGGCTGTCCGGGTGGCAGCGCCGCCGCCTGGGGATGCCGGCTCCGCCGTACCTGCCGCTTGAGGGGCCGCTGCCGGTGCGCGTGCGCGCGGCCGTGGGCGACCCCGCAACGCCGCGGGAGGTGCTCTGGCTCCTCGCGCACGGCCTTACCGGCATCGTGCTCGGCTTCCTGGCACTCGGCCTGCCCCTGGCCGCGCTCAACGCGGCAACCCTGCCGCTGTGGTGGTGGCTGACGCCGGGCAGCCCGCCATCGGTGCTCGGCTACGCCGTCGACTCCTGGCCGCTGGCCCTGACCGGCCCGTTCGTCGCCGCGGGCTATCTGGGCGTGGCCTGCCTGGTCCTGCCGACCGCCGCCGACCTGTCCGAACGACTCAGCCGCAGCCTGCTCAAACCCCTGGGCCGGGTACGGCTGGCGCAGCAGGTGGCGATGCTGACCGCGGCCAGGGCTTCGGCGCTCGAGGCCCACGCGCAGGAGCTCAGGCGCATCGAGCGCACCCTCCACGACGGCACGCAGAACCGCCTGGTCGCCGTCGTCATGCACCTCGGCATGCTCGAACGTGCCCTGGCCGGCGCCCCCGAGAGCACCCGGCAGCTGGCCGGACGGGCCCAGGAGGCAGCCTCCGACGCGCTGGTCAACCTGCGTGACGCCATCCGGGCCATCCACCCGCCCGTCCTCACCGAGCACGGGCTCGACGGCGCGCTCGCCGCGCTGGCCGCGCGCAGCCCCGTCCCCTGCACCGTCGAGATCGCCGACTTCCCCCGCCTGCCCGCGGCCGTCGAGGCGGCCGCCTACTTCACCGCCGCCGAAGCGCTCACCAACGTCGCCAAGCACAGCCACGCCGGCAAGGCGGTGGTGCGCATGCACCTGGACGGCGGCCTGCTGATCACCGAGATCGAGGACGACGGCGTGGGCGGCGCCCAGAGCGGCACCGGCAGCGGCCTGACCGGAATCGACCACCGAGCCGCCGCCTTCGGCGGCCGGACCACCCTGACCAGCCCGCCCGGCGGGCCGACCGTGCTGAAAGTGGAGTTGCCATGCGGGTTGTGA
- a CDS encoding ABC transporter ATP-binding protein, producing the protein MEELHKTYGKMAALAGVTLEIADGEFVAMMGPSGSGKSTLLHCAAGLDTPSSGRVFLGGVEVTALDEPGLAALRRERIGFVFQAYNLLQALDVADNITLPLRLAGRPVDEAKLMAIAARVGLGSRLGHRPAELSGGQQQRVALARALITDPEVVFADEPTGALDTRTAREVLTLLRELVDEAGQTLVMVTHDPVAASYAHRVVFLADGHLAGEALRPTPEQVAERMTQLGAS; encoded by the coding sequence GTGGAAGAGCTCCACAAGACATACGGAAAGATGGCCGCGCTCGCCGGGGTCACGCTGGAGATCGCCGACGGCGAGTTCGTCGCGATGATGGGCCCGTCGGGCTCGGGCAAGAGCACGCTGCTGCACTGCGCGGCCGGGCTCGACACGCCGAGCTCCGGCCGGGTGTTCCTGGGCGGCGTGGAGGTGACGGCGCTGGACGAGCCGGGGCTGGCCGCGCTGCGCAGGGAGCGGATCGGCTTCGTCTTCCAGGCCTATAACCTGCTGCAGGCGCTCGACGTCGCCGACAACATCACCCTGCCGCTGCGCCTGGCCGGACGCCCGGTGGACGAGGCCAAGCTGATGGCCATCGCGGCCAGGGTGGGGCTCGGCTCGCGGCTGGGTCACCGCCCGGCCGAGCTGTCCGGCGGCCAGCAGCAGCGGGTGGCGCTGGCCAGGGCGCTGATCACCGATCCCGAGGTGGTCTTCGCCGACGAGCCCACCGGCGCGCTGGACACGCGGACCGCCCGCGAGGTGCTGACGCTGCTGCGCGAGCTGGTGGACGAGGCCGGCCAGACCCTGGTCATGGTCACCCACGACCCGGTCGCGGCCTCCTACGCCCACCGCGTGGTCTTCCTGGCCGACGGGCACCTGGCGGGCGAGGCGCTACGGCCCACGCCGGAGCAGGTGGCCGAGCGCATGACGCAGCTGGGCGCGTCATGA
- a CDS encoding FtsX-like permease family protein: MTDLIWKLLKADKAGLAGAFAALFAASALLTACGLILQSGLGAGVSAERYAAADVVVSGPDSVRVTIGGESETKPLTEPATLPSALLERVAAVPGVRAAIPDRGFPADLITGDGASPAATGHGWSTAQLAPFTLAAGHAPGPGEVVMDAAAGLRPGDRVTIVAGTAPAAAYRVAGIVRGDLRRPLALFPDEEATRLYGKPQALDAIGVLAQPGISPEELAERLEEALGGSVTVATGEARSRAEFGDVRQARSDLQEMAASLIGSVVVIAGLVLTGALSLTAHRRRRQIALLRAVGASSRHITRMIAAETAAVALLAGLLGCLPGGLLAALLLDALRLVGLAPDDFAISVGPIPMLAAVGACLLISQAAAWAVSRRVLRPLPAQALTEASVEPPRLSPVRITSGVLLLITGIGASSAPVWWSSVFAVAIAAGGGLIMIIALSVLGPPIMRLGTRMLAGRLRRTYGAAGYLAAANSLADSRRLAGTVSPMILAIGFALLQLGLPATTASAAQRDLEAGTLATHTLTGGEWGLPPGASGDVRKLPGVRAATPVVRTRVYAAISLLDSPEVLDYQAQAVDPAGLSGTVDLGVEAGSLAGLRPGTVAISRAAAGTLSAKIGSMLHLYLGDGTPYQPEVVAIYSRGSGFGDLTLPRAVVPRSRDDAVLVRADPSANLGALARAHPGLVVRRTELGTTPPVTRSKVTASP; encoded by the coding sequence ATGACCGACCTGATCTGGAAGCTCCTGAAAGCGGACAAGGCGGGCCTGGCCGGCGCGTTCGCCGCCCTGTTCGCCGCCTCGGCGCTGCTGACCGCCTGCGGGCTGATCCTGCAGTCGGGCCTGGGCGCCGGGGTCTCGGCCGAGCGGTATGCCGCCGCCGACGTCGTGGTGAGCGGCCCTGACTCGGTGCGGGTGACGATCGGCGGGGAGAGCGAGACCAAGCCGCTGACCGAGCCCGCGACCTTGCCGAGCGCCCTGCTCGAGCGGGTGGCCGCGGTGCCGGGCGTGCGCGCCGCCATCCCCGACCGCGGCTTCCCCGCCGACCTCATCACCGGCGACGGCGCCTCGCCGGCCGCCACCGGTCACGGCTGGTCCACCGCACAGCTGGCCCCGTTCACCCTCGCCGCCGGACACGCCCCCGGCCCCGGCGAGGTCGTCATGGACGCCGCCGCCGGGCTGCGGCCGGGCGATCGCGTCACCATCGTCGCCGGTACGGCTCCCGCCGCCGCCTACCGCGTGGCCGGGATCGTCCGCGGCGACCTGCGCCGCCCGCTGGCGCTCTTCCCCGACGAAGAGGCCACCCGCCTGTACGGCAAGCCGCAGGCGCTCGACGCCATCGGCGTGCTGGCCCAGCCCGGCATCAGCCCGGAGGAGCTGGCCGAACGCCTCGAAGAGGCACTCGGCGGCTCCGTCACCGTCGCCACGGGTGAGGCGCGTAGCCGGGCCGAGTTCGGCGACGTCCGGCAGGCGCGCTCCGACCTGCAGGAGATGGCCGCCTCGCTGATCGGCAGCGTGGTCGTGATCGCCGGGCTGGTGCTGACCGGTGCGCTCTCGCTCACCGCCCACCGCAGGCGCCGCCAGATCGCGCTGCTGCGGGCGGTCGGCGCGAGCTCGCGGCACATCACCCGCATGATCGCCGCGGAGACCGCCGCCGTCGCCCTGCTCGCGGGCCTGCTGGGCTGCCTGCCGGGCGGACTGCTGGCCGCGCTGCTCCTCGACGCGCTGCGCCTGGTGGGTCTGGCGCCCGACGACTTCGCGATCTCCGTGGGGCCGATCCCGATGCTGGCCGCGGTCGGCGCCTGCCTGCTCATCTCGCAGGCCGCCGCCTGGGCGGTCAGCCGCCGGGTGTTGCGCCCGCTGCCCGCGCAGGCGCTGACCGAGGCGTCCGTGGAGCCGCCCCGGTTGTCGCCGGTCCGGATCACCTCGGGCGTGCTGCTCTTGATCACCGGAATCGGCGCGTCGTCGGCGCCGGTGTGGTGGAGCAGCGTGTTCGCGGTGGCCATCGCCGCCGGCGGCGGCCTGATCATGATCATCGCGCTCAGCGTGCTCGGGCCGCCGATCATGCGGCTGGGCACCAGGATGCTCGCCGGGCGACTCCGCCGAACCTATGGAGCGGCGGGCTACCTTGCCGCGGCCAACAGCCTCGCCGACTCGCGACGGCTGGCCGGGACGGTCTCCCCGATGATCCTCGCGATCGGCTTCGCGCTCCTGCAGCTCGGCCTGCCGGCCACGACCGCGTCCGCGGCCCAGCGCGACCTGGAGGCCGGCACGCTGGCCACGCACACCCTCACTGGCGGCGAGTGGGGGCTGCCGCCCGGTGCGAGCGGCGACGTGCGGAAGCTGCCGGGCGTGCGTGCCGCAACGCCGGTCGTGCGGACCCGCGTCTACGCCGCGATCAGCCTGCTCGACAGCCCGGAAGTGCTCGACTACCAGGCCCAGGCCGTCGATCCGGCGGGGTTGTCCGGAACGGTCGACCTCGGAGTGGAGGCCGGGTCGCTGGCCGGGCTGCGTCCCGGGACGGTGGCGATCAGCCGGGCCGCCGCGGGCACACTGTCGGCGAAGATCGGTTCGATGCTCCACCTCTACCTGGGGGACGGCACGCCGTACCAGCCCGAAGTGGTGGCGATCTACAGCCGCGGCTCGGGCTTCGGCGACCTCACGCTGCCGCGCGCGGTTGTGCCGAGGAGCCGCGACGACGCCGTCCTCGTACGCGCCGACCCCTCGGCCAACCTCGGCGCCCTCGCCCGGGCGCACCCAGGGCTGGTGGTCAGGCGTACCGAGCTCGGCACCACGCCGCCGGTGACCAGGTCGAAGGTCACCGCGTCGCCGTAG